The genomic stretch TTACAAGCACCATAACAACAGCTTTTATCTGAAGAATAATTTGATGTGGACGAAAGGGAATCATTCGTTCGCGATCGGGGGAGAGTTCACCCGCGACATGTTTAACTGGCAGTACAACGCCGGCAGCACTGAATATTACATCGGGCTGTTGGACGGAATGCCCGGGTACGAAAGCATCTATGGTGTCACTGGCACCGTGTTCGGCGATCTGCTCACAGCCATACCCAACCTCATTAACTACGGACTTGGCGGTACGGCTGGATCTCCAGATATGCACTTTAAGCGCAATGTCATCGGTGGCTACTTTGAAGATACGTGGAGAGTTAAGCCGTGGCTGACATTGACGCTTGGGATCCGGTACGACTACGAAGAGCCATTTGCTAATACCGACAACAAATTCATGACTCTCGATTTCGACACAGGATTGCCTCGCTATTCGAAGGGCGCCCCGCAGGACCTTTTAGAGCTAGTGCAATTCAATTACGAAACGGGCGGTCCCAACCGGCCGTATGATCCCAACAAAACGAATTTTGCGCCGCGTTTTGGTTTTGCTATCAGGCCATTCAATGACAACGGTACTGCGATTCGAGGCGGATACGGGCTGTTTTACACAACCGAGAATGCGTTCAACACCATGTACGGATCATGGGTGGCTCCATTCCAGGGCTTGGTAGGTGCCAGTGTTGGATATGCTCCGTTCTGGCAGGATAACCAGCGGCACCTGCAGACAATGGACCAACCGCCCTATGGGCTGGATTATGTCCGCGGTAAGAGTCCTGGCTTCTTCCTGCCCAATACTCCTTATTATCCAACCGGTTATGTACAGCAGTGGAATCTGACGGTTAACCGGGACCTCGGCCACAAGATGGGACTTGAGGTTGGATACGTTGGCAGCCATGGAGTAAACCTTAATGGCCAGATAAACATACAAGCTTATTCAGCGGACCTGCACAAGAAGGTTATAGCGAACAACTTCAGCAACTTTGGCCTGCGTACCAAAGGATTTAACTCACAATACGATGGCCTCCAGGCGACTTTCAAGAAGGCCACCTCGCATGGCCTCAACCTCTTGGTGAATTACACCTGGTCGCATACCTTTGCCCAATCATCCAATGACGATGCGCTGGAAAACCTTTTTACGGACGTTACAGCATCCGGCACAATTGCGAAGAAGATGTGGAGCCAAGCAGACTTCGATGTTCGTCATCGACTGACTATTTCAGGAGGTTACGAACTGCCTTTCGGCCGAGGAAAGGCTTTCGGCCCAAACTGGAATGGATTTCTAAACCAAGTGTTGGGCGGCTGGCGTTCGAATTTCATTTACACGTTCCAGAGCGGATTGCCGTACACGGTTTACACTTCGGCGCTTCGTTTTCCAGATCGTACGTGTGATGGAAACCTTCCAGCCGGTGAAAGGACAGCCGATCGCTGGTTCGACTACACTTGTTTCAGTACTCGTCCGCCGACCCCATACACAGATCCGAACACGGGAGTGACAACCCAAATCAATCTGCAGGGTGATTCCCGGCCGAATATTATTGCGGGTCCACGGCAAAACAGCCTCGATTTCGGTATCGAAAAGTACTTTACGATCCGCGAAGGCCACACACTGCAACTCCGAGCTGAGGCGTTCAATATACTGAATCACCCGAATCTACTGAGCCCGTCGGGCAATTACTTCTTCAACTCTGCTTCTGGGGCAAAAATCACAACTGCGCGAGATGGACGAGATATTCAACTAGCTTTGCGATACTCGTTCTAAGAAGCCTCTTCCCTGGGGCCTCGCTTCAGAGGCCCCATTTTTTGTCCTTAAGTAAATGGTTCAGTGATCCGCCATTCATGGCAGAGGAGGTTTGGGAGGGTTGCGCACAACTGTACTTTCTCCGCGCTCAGCGTTACTTGTCTCCTA from Terriglobales bacterium encodes the following:
- a CDS encoding TonB-dependent receptor, translated to MRFTSLVLVILLISGLAWTQTTTQGAIVGTVYDQSGAVVPGAVVKAVNVSTGIENTTKSNSQGDFRFRLLPPGTYSIGVEHEGFQRSELQGIVVGVGTVVRADVGMQMGAASSEITVSSDSVQVNTEDASKGSVIGAEQIRHLPLNGREFLKLAALEAGAVSGNTKRGVHGSKGVDVSFNGSRSGYNSYYVNGAANTDPLYNQMQSSPSLDAVGEFRVMTNMYSAQYGRSGGAVVSIVTKSGTNNFHGTAYEYHRNKALDALPYFFKGERNELSNYLFNQFGGTIGGPIIKKKTFFFFNAEFFRQKKPGQQMVSFAPTAAERQGDFSNTINPYTGNPVQLVNPFTGDPIPGNVLPESLISPIGRKLMEIWPEPNHSGDAFLNLHLFRSGKQRQKKYLTRIDHHFSEKDVISGTFDFNNYDNLNPGMNEYGDKEYVEHSRTWSGSWTHTFTPTLVNDLKGSFSSIQAGDQFALNDKNYCVEWGIHPMTNTLKGTCRILLYTIGYQRYDIGNGGDYKHHNNSFYLKNNLMWTKGNHSFAIGGEFTRDMFNWQYNAGSTEYYIGLLDGMPGYESIYGVTGTVFGDLLTAIPNLINYGLGGTAGSPDMHFKRNVIGGYFEDTWRVKPWLTLTLGIRYDYEEPFANTDNKFMTLDFDTGLPRYSKGAPQDLLELVQFNYETGGPNRPYDPNKTNFAPRFGFAIRPFNDNGTAIRGGYGLFYTTENAFNTMYGSWVAPFQGLVGASVGYAPFWQDNQRHLQTMDQPPYGLDYVRGKSPGFFLPNTPYYPTGYVQQWNLTVNRDLGHKMGLEVGYVGSHGVNLNGQINIQAYSADLHKKVIANNFSNFGLRTKGFNSQYDGLQATFKKATSHGLNLLVNYTWSHTFAQSSNDDALENLFTDVTASGTIAKKMWSQADFDVRHRLTISGGYELPFGRGKAFGPNWNGFLNQVLGGWRSNFIYTFQSGLPYTVYTSALRFPDRTCDGNLPAGERTADRWFDYTCFSTRPPTPYTDPNTGVTTQINLQGDSRPNIIAGPRQNSLDFGIEKYFTIREGHTLQLRAEAFNILNHPNLLSPSGNYFFNSASGAKITTARDGRDIQLALRYSF